A part of Marinihelvus fidelis genomic DNA contains:
- the trkA gene encoding Trk system potassium transporter TrkA, which translates to MKIVILGAGQVGSTVAHSLSSEDNDITVIDTNQQQLRQLQDHLDIRVVHGHASHPKILVRAGIEDADLVVAVTNSDEVNMVACQVAYTLFNTPTRVARVRSAAYTDYPSLFSREHSPIDVLISPEQLITQHIARLIQYPGALQVLDFAEGRAQLVATQADAGGLLVGQQLSTLKDHLPAGGDARVAAIYRQGQLVVPDGNTVIEENDTVFFLAARRHIPAMMQELRPRDRAVRRIVLAGGGHIGSALARQLERDHHVKVIERDPERAEAIAEELEKAIVLIGDCADENLMREEAIETADVFCVLTNDDEANILASMLAKRMGARKVIAIINRPAYVDLVESGEIDIAVSPEQITIGSLLTHIRRGSIVRVHSLRRGAAEAIEAEALGDRHSSRVVGRALEDLPLPEGTTIGAIVRGDEVIIAHHDTVIAENDHVLLFVPDKRQIPAVEALFQVSATFV; encoded by the coding sequence GTGAAGATCGTCATCCTGGGCGCCGGCCAGGTCGGCTCCACCGTGGCCCACAGCCTGTCGTCGGAAGACAACGACATCACCGTTATCGACACCAACCAGCAGCAACTGCGACAACTGCAGGATCACCTGGATATCCGCGTGGTCCACGGCCATGCCTCGCACCCGAAGATCCTGGTGCGGGCGGGTATCGAGGATGCCGACCTGGTGGTCGCCGTGACCAATTCCGACGAGGTCAACATGGTCGCCTGCCAGGTGGCGTACACGCTGTTCAACACCCCCACCCGCGTGGCGCGGGTGCGCTCGGCCGCCTACACCGATTACCCCAGTCTGTTCAGCCGCGAGCATTCGCCGATCGACGTGCTGATCAGCCCGGAACAGCTCATCACCCAGCACATCGCCCGGCTGATCCAGTACCCGGGCGCGCTGCAGGTGCTGGATTTTGCCGAGGGCCGTGCTCAGCTGGTCGCCACCCAGGCAGATGCCGGTGGCCTGCTGGTCGGCCAGCAGCTGAGCACGCTCAAGGATCACCTGCCGGCCGGCGGCGACGCGCGCGTGGCGGCCATTTACCGCCAGGGCCAGCTGGTGGTGCCGGACGGCAACACCGTGATCGAAGAGAACGACACCGTGTTCTTCCTGGCCGCGCGCCGGCACATTCCGGCGATGATGCAGGAGTTACGCCCGCGCGACCGCGCCGTGCGGCGTATCGTGCTGGCTGGCGGTGGCCATATCGGCAGCGCGCTGGCCCGACAGCTGGAGCGCGATCACCACGTCAAGGTCATCGAGCGCGACCCCGAGCGCGCCGAGGCGATTGCCGAGGAGCTGGAAAAGGCCATCGTGCTGATCGGCGACTGCGCCGACGAAAACCTGATGCGCGAAGAGGCCATCGAGACCGCAGACGTGTTCTGCGTGCTCACCAACGACGACGAGGCCAATATCCTGGCGTCGATGCTGGCCAAGCGCATGGGCGCACGCAAGGTCATCGCCATCATCAACCGACCAGCCTACGTCGACCTGGTCGAATCGGGCGAGATTGATATCGCCGTTTCCCCGGAGCAGATCACCATCGGCTCGCTGCTCACGCATATCCGCAGGGGCAGCATCGTGCGCGTTCATTCGCTGCGACGCGGCGCAGCCGAGGCGATCGAGGCCGAGGCCCTGGGCGACCGCCACTCATCGCGCGTGGTGGGCCGGGCGCTGGAAGACCTGCCGCTGCCCGAGGGCACCACCATCGGCGCCATTGTCCGTGGCGATGAGGTCATCATCGCCCACCACGACACGGTGATCGCGGAGAACGACCACGTGCTGCTGTTCGTG